One genomic region from Streptomyces sp. NBC_00457 encodes:
- a CDS encoding alkaline phosphatase PhoX, protein MSLTRRDFARSSAITGAGVALAGSVGALATAPNALASTDVESEAEGTDAAYGRVGYGPLIPDPDGILALPAGFKYRVITYSGKTKLESGETTPSNHDGTAAFDGPRGTTLLVNNHEIGGPYADADAPVPLAEGLVYDPAAAGGCTVVEVRPGGEVAEWVGIAGTSTNCAGGSTPWNTWLTCEETEDKAGSRGMTKDHGYVFEVDPSDRRANKNPKPIKALGRYAHEAVVIDPKRGHAYLTEDASNPNGLLYRWTPPEGFRHGRGKLRTLADDAGTFEAFKCFDSGGKFVDDLSRATKIGTVYGVDWIDVPDRDARTTSVRKQFTTGQVTRCRKLEGMWWGDGGAYIVSSYARAESPGQPHDGQVWFYDPKRRTLTLKVLLGVNADPSKDGALDGPDNITVSPYGGLILAEDGEGIQHLFGATDSGRTYPIARNDLNVGTEEEPEYSEFTGVTFSPCGRILYANIQDPGIMVAITGPWKRQKRG, encoded by the coding sequence ATGTCGCTCACCCGTAGGGACTTTGCCAGAAGCTCCGCGATCACCGGTGCCGGTGTCGCGCTCGCGGGCAGTGTCGGCGCCCTCGCCACCGCACCGAACGCGCTCGCCTCCACCGACGTCGAGAGCGAGGCCGAGGGAACGGACGCCGCGTACGGCCGGGTCGGGTACGGGCCGCTGATCCCCGACCCCGACGGCATCCTCGCGCTGCCCGCCGGCTTCAAGTACCGCGTCATCACCTACAGCGGCAAGACCAAGCTGGAGTCGGGCGAGACCACCCCGTCCAACCACGACGGCACCGCCGCCTTCGACGGCCCGCGCGGCACCACGCTGCTGGTCAACAACCACGAGATCGGCGGCCCGTACGCCGACGCGGACGCCCCGGTCCCGCTCGCCGAGGGCCTCGTCTACGACCCGGCCGCGGCCGGCGGCTGCACGGTCGTCGAGGTCCGCCCCGGCGGCGAGGTCGCCGAGTGGGTCGGCATCGCCGGCACCTCCACCAACTGCGCCGGCGGCAGCACCCCTTGGAACACCTGGCTCACCTGCGAGGAGACCGAGGACAAGGCCGGCTCCAGGGGCATGACCAAGGACCACGGCTACGTCTTCGAGGTCGACCCCTCCGACCGCCGCGCCAACAAGAACCCCAAGCCCATCAAGGCGCTGGGCCGCTACGCCCACGAGGCCGTTGTCATCGACCCCAAGCGCGGCCACGCCTACCTGACCGAGGACGCGTCCAACCCCAACGGCCTGCTGTACCGCTGGACCCCGCCCGAGGGCTTCCGCCACGGCCGCGGCAAGCTGCGCACCCTCGCCGACGACGCGGGCACGTTCGAGGCCTTCAAGTGTTTCGACTCCGGCGGCAAGTTCGTCGACGACCTCTCCCGCGCCACCAAGATCGGCACGGTCTACGGCGTCGACTGGATCGACGTCCCCGACCGCGACGCCAGGACGACCTCCGTGCGCAAGCAGTTCACCACCGGCCAGGTCACCCGCTGCCGCAAGCTGGAGGGCATGTGGTGGGGCGACGGCGGCGCGTACATCGTCTCCTCGTACGCCCGCGCGGAGAGCCCCGGACAGCCGCACGACGGCCAGGTCTGGTTCTACGACCCCAAGCGCCGCACCCTCACCCTGAAGGTCCTGCTCGGCGTGAACGCCGACCCGTCCAAGGACGGCGCCCTCGACGGCCCCGACAACATCACCGTCTCCCCGTACGGCGGCCTGATCCTCGCCGAGGACGGCGAGGGCATCCAGCACCTGTTCGGCGCGACGGACAGCGGTCGGACGTACCCCATCGCCCGCAACGACCTCAACGTCGGCACCGAAGAGGAGCCCGAGTACAGCGAGTTCACCGGCGTCACCTTCTCGCCCTGCGGCCGCATCCTGTACGCGAACATTCAGGACCCGGGCATCATGGTCGCGATTACCGGCCCTTGGAAGCGCCAGAAGCGCGGCTGA
- a CDS encoding endonuclease/exonuclease/phosphatase family protein gives MPSRSSTRLAALTVAAVCSAASTIALTSPAHADTVRIHDIQGTTRISPYAGKTVTDMAGIVTGVRTYGQSKGFWIQDQSADDNPATSEGVFVFTSSTPKVAVGDSVLVSGTISEYVPGGTSSGNQSITEITRPTITVVSSGNALPAATKIDAKSVPAAYAPAGDTAANGSVNGLPLQPSQYALDRYESLEGMNVQVSDTRVVGATDPFTELWVTVKPWENRNSRGGTVYGTYTSQNTGRLQIQSLGKVADFPAANVGDTLTGATSGPLDYNQFGGYTLVANEIGTLKSGGLERETTRKQSRSELAVATYNVENLDPSDSSFEEHAAAIVNNLQSPDILSLEEIQDNNGSANDGTVAADQTVRKLIDAIAAAGGPTYDWRSIDPANNTDGGEPGGNIRQVFLFNPERVSFTDRAGGDATTAVGVTKVHGRAQLTASPGRIDPADTAWANSRKPLVGEFTFRGKSVFLIANHFNSKGGDQGLTSQYQPPVRSSETQRHAQATAVNAFVKDILAKQRNADVITLGDINDFEFSGTTKILESDGALWSAIKSLPKSERYTYDYQGNSQVLDQILISPSIRYSCDFTYDSVHINAEFNDQISDHDPQVLRFRP, from the coding sequence TTGCCGAGCAGGAGTTCCACGCGCCTCGCCGCGCTCACCGTCGCCGCCGTCTGTTCCGCGGCGTCCACCATCGCCCTGACCTCTCCCGCGCACGCGGACACCGTGCGCATCCATGACATTCAGGGCACCACCCGAATATCCCCGTACGCCGGAAAGACGGTCACGGACATGGCCGGAATCGTCACCGGCGTCCGCACCTACGGCCAGTCCAAGGGCTTCTGGATCCAGGATCAGAGCGCGGACGACAACCCGGCCACGAGTGAGGGCGTCTTCGTCTTCACCAGCTCCACCCCGAAGGTCGCCGTCGGCGACTCGGTGCTCGTGTCGGGCACCATCTCGGAGTACGTCCCGGGCGGGACCTCCTCCGGCAACCAGTCGATCACCGAGATCACCCGCCCGACGATCACCGTCGTCTCCAGCGGCAACGCGCTCCCGGCCGCGACGAAGATCGACGCGAAGTCGGTGCCCGCGGCCTACGCCCCGGCCGGCGACACCGCCGCGAACGGTTCGGTCAACGGCCTGCCGCTCCAGCCGTCGCAGTACGCCCTGGACCGCTACGAGTCCCTGGAGGGCATGAACGTCCAGGTCTCCGACACCCGCGTGGTCGGCGCCACCGACCCGTTCACCGAGCTGTGGGTCACGGTCAAGCCGTGGGAGAACCGCAACAGCCGCGGCGGCACGGTCTACGGCACCTACACCTCGCAGAACACCGGCCGGCTGCAGATCCAGTCACTCGGCAAGGTCGCCGACTTCCCGGCCGCGAACGTGGGCGACACCCTCACCGGCGCCACCTCCGGCCCGCTGGACTACAACCAGTTCGGCGGCTACACGCTCGTCGCCAATGAGATCGGCACGCTGAAGAGCGGCGGCCTGGAGCGGGAGACGACCCGCAAGCAGTCCCGGAGCGAGCTGGCGGTGGCGACGTACAACGTCGAGAACCTCGACCCGTCCGACTCCTCCTTCGAGGAGCACGCGGCTGCGATCGTGAACAACCTGCAGTCGCCCGACATCCTGTCCTTGGAGGAGATCCAGGACAACAACGGCTCGGCCAACGACGGTACGGTGGCCGCCGATCAGACGGTGCGGAAGCTGATCGACGCGATCGCCGCCGCGGGCGGGCCGACGTACGACTGGCGCTCCATCGACCCGGCGAACAACACGGACGGCGGCGAGCCCGGCGGCAACATCCGCCAGGTGTTCCTGTTCAACCCGGAGCGGGTCTCCTTCACCGACCGTGCGGGCGGCGACGCGACGACCGCCGTCGGCGTCACCAAGGTGCACGGCAGGGCGCAGCTGACGGCCTCCCCCGGTCGTATCGATCCCGCCGACACGGCCTGGGCGAACAGCCGTAAGCCGCTGGTGGGCGAGTTCACGTTCCGTGGGAAGTCGGTCTTCCTGATCGCCAACCACTTCAACTCCAAGGGTGGCGACCAGGGTCTGACCTCGCAGTACCAGCCGCCGGTCCGCAGCTCGGAGACCCAGCGGCACGCCCAGGCGACGGCGGTGAACGCCTTCGTCAAGGACATCCTGGCCAAGCAGCGGAACGCGGACGTGATCACGCTCGGCGACATCAACGACTTCGAGTTCTCCGGCACCACGAAGATCCTCGAGTCCGACGGCGCCCTGTGGTCGGCGATCAAGTCGCTGCCGAAGAGCGAGCGTTACACGTACGACTACCAGGGCAACAGCCAGGTCCTGGACCAGATCCTGATCTCCCCGTCGATCCGCTACAGCTGCGACTTCACGTACGACAGCGTGCACATCAACGCGGAGTTCAACGACCAGATCAGCGACCACGACCCGCAGGTGCTGCGGTTCCGCCCGTAA
- a CDS encoding SRPBCC family protein → MSKEFEIAREFEVDATPEEVWEAVTAGTGGWLWPMEAPEPREGGKGPFGSTITAWDPPHRYTNRVEDVDGISEQTANQLDYTIEPRDEGRRAWVRYVHSGIFVDDWDNQYDGANRHTDFYMHTLREYLTRFRGRPLTAFATFDGPEASKTSDAFVTVCRALGLADDTAEGERVRVRGPEGQVIDAVVDFRNPYFLGLRTDDALIRFFGRNHWGYMVGMSVHDFAPDADAKTDEDMWKGWLDGVFSQP, encoded by the coding sequence ATGTCCAAGGAATTCGAGATCGCCCGCGAGTTTGAGGTCGACGCCACGCCCGAGGAGGTGTGGGAGGCCGTCACCGCCGGAACGGGTGGCTGGCTGTGGCCGATGGAGGCGCCCGAGCCGCGTGAGGGCGGCAAGGGCCCCTTCGGATCCACGATCACCGCCTGGGACCCGCCGCACCGCTACACCAACCGCGTCGAGGACGTCGACGGGATCTCCGAGCAGACCGCCAACCAGCTCGACTACACCATCGAGCCGCGCGACGAGGGCCGGCGCGCCTGGGTGCGGTATGTGCACAGCGGCATCTTCGTCGACGACTGGGACAACCAGTACGACGGCGCCAACCGGCACACCGACTTCTACATGCACACCCTGCGCGAGTACCTCACCCGCTTCCGGGGCCGCCCGCTCACTGCCTTCGCCACCTTCGACGGACCCGAGGCCTCGAAGACCTCCGACGCGTTCGTCACCGTGTGTCGCGCGCTCGGGCTCGCCGACGACACGGCGGAGGGCGAGCGCGTGCGCGTGCGGGGTCCCGAGGGCCAAGTCATCGATGCCGTCGTCGACTTCCGCAACCCGTACTTCCTCGGTCTGCGCACGGACGACGCGTTGATCCGCTTCTTCGGCCGCAACCACTGGGGCTACATGGTCGGTATGTCCGTCCACGACTTCGCCCCGGACGCCGACGCCAAGACGGACGAGGACATGTGGAAGGGCTGGCTGGACGGGGTGTTCAGCCAGCCCTGA
- a CDS encoding TROVE domain-containing protein produces the protein MARFNTKNTRAQPTSRVTSTGRVLRTHQGGRGQERDARSELFLLSIANFVAQQTFYESGEARDDRFAELVRRVAVEDPEWTAGLLGWLRGEGNLRTASIVGAAEYVKARLDAGATDGPSNRQVIDSVLRRPDEPGELLAYWTSRYGRAIPKPVKRGVADAVRRLYSAKSLLKYDTASKGYRFGDILNLVHAAPDPQKPWQGDLFQYALDRRHNPDTAVVPKSLPVLAAHRDLMALRPAKRRRVVTGAGGAQRLADAGITWEALAGWLQGPMDKAAWEAVIPSMGAMALVRNLRNFDEAGVSDEVAAQVAAKISDPAEVARSRQFPFRYLAAYQHAPSLRWSYPLEQALGHSLANVPALPGRTLVLVDRSGSMFWSRLSDRSELNRADAAAIFGTALALRAADADLVEFGTSSNRIRFRKGESVLKVLDRFGDLGGTDTTEAVRKHYKKHDRVLIITDEQAAYSHHGDPTEQVPARVPVYTWNLAGYRAGHGPSGRGNRHTFGGLSDAAFRMVPLLESARDADWPWVA, from the coding sequence ATGGCGCGTTTCAACACCAAGAACACCAGGGCACAGCCCACTTCCCGCGTGACGTCGACCGGGCGCGTTCTGCGTACCCACCAGGGCGGCCGGGGTCAGGAGCGTGACGCACGCTCCGAGCTCTTTCTCCTCTCGATCGCCAACTTCGTCGCGCAGCAGACCTTTTACGAGAGCGGCGAGGCCCGCGACGACCGGTTCGCCGAGCTCGTACGCCGGGTCGCCGTCGAGGACCCGGAGTGGACCGCGGGCCTGCTCGGCTGGCTGCGCGGTGAGGGCAACCTGCGTACGGCCTCGATCGTGGGCGCCGCTGAATACGTGAAGGCGCGCCTCGACGCCGGCGCGACGGACGGCCCGTCCAACCGGCAGGTCATCGACTCCGTGCTGCGCCGCCCCGACGAGCCCGGCGAGCTGCTCGCGTACTGGACTTCGCGGTACGGCCGAGCCATCCCGAAGCCCGTGAAGCGTGGCGTCGCCGACGCCGTACGCCGCCTCTACAGCGCCAAGTCGCTCCTGAAGTACGACACGGCGTCCAAGGGCTACCGCTTCGGCGACATCCTGAACCTGGTGCACGCCGCGCCGGATCCTCAGAAGCCGTGGCAGGGCGACCTGTTCCAGTACGCCCTCGACCGCCGGCACAACCCGGACACGGCTGTGGTGCCCAAGTCGCTGCCGGTTCTGGCGGCCCACCGTGACCTGATGGCACTGCGGCCCGCCAAGCGGCGCAGGGTCGTGACCGGTGCGGGCGGCGCGCAGCGTCTCGCGGACGCGGGCATCACCTGGGAGGCGCTGGCCGGCTGGCTGCAGGGCCCGATGGACAAGGCGGCCTGGGAGGCCGTGATCCCGTCCATGGGCGCCATGGCACTGGTCCGCAACCTGCGGAACTTCGACGAGGCCGGTGTCTCGGACGAGGTGGCGGCCCAGGTCGCCGCGAAGATCAGCGACCCGGCGGAGGTGGCGCGCTCGCGGCAGTTCCCGTTCCGCTACCTCGCCGCGTACCAGCACGCCCCGTCGCTGCGCTGGTCGTACCCGCTGGAGCAGGCACTCGGTCACTCGCTGGCCAACGTGCCCGCGCTGCCGGGCCGCACGCTGGTGCTCGTCGACCGCTCGGGCTCGATGTTCTGGTCGCGCCTGTCCGACCGCTCGGAGCTGAACCGGGCGGACGCCGCGGCGATCTTCGGTACGGCGCTCGCGCTGCGGGCGGCGGACGCGGATCTCGTCGAGTTCGGCACGAGCAGCAACCGGATCCGCTTCCGCAAGGGCGAGTCCGTACTGAAGGTGCTCGACCGCTTCGGTGACCTCGGCGGTACCGATACCACCGAGGCGGTGCGCAAGCACTACAAGAAGCATGACCGCGTCCTGATCATCACGGACGAGCAGGCCGCGTACAGCCACCACGGCGACCCCACCGAGCAGGTGCCGGCCCGCGTGCCGGTCTACACCTGGAACCTCGCCGGGTACCGGGCGGGCCACGGCCCGTCGGGCCGTGGCAACCGCCACACCTTCGGTGGCCTGTCGGACGCGGCGTTCCGGATGGTGCCGCTTCTCGAGAGCGCACGGGACGCCGACTGGCCCTGGGTCGCGTAG
- a CDS encoding 1-aminocyclopropane-1-carboxylate deaminase produces MSLSSYERYPLLFGPSPVHRLDRLTEHLGGASLWAKREDCNSGVAYGGNKTRKLEYLVADALAKGCDTLASIGGVQSNHTRQVAACAARAGLKCVLVQESWVEWPDSVYDKVGNILISRLAGADVRLVRAGFGIGFKESWEQALREVEEGGGKPYAIPAGASDHPLGGLGFAGWAYEVADQERELGVFFDTVIVCSVTGSTQAGMVAGFRALEEAGGRTRRVIGIDASAAPVRTREQIARIAQGTGQLIGVQKELTEADVELDERYHAGTYGIPDEATLAAMRLAARTEGMVTDPVYEGKSMAGMIDLVSRGEIGRDSTVLYAHLGGQPALNAYSALF; encoded by the coding sequence ATGTCCCTCTCCTCGTACGAGCGTTACCCGCTGCTCTTCGGCCCCTCACCGGTGCACCGGCTGGACCGCCTCACCGAACACCTCGGCGGCGCGTCCCTGTGGGCCAAGCGCGAGGACTGCAACTCCGGTGTGGCGTACGGCGGCAACAAGACCCGCAAGCTGGAGTACCTGGTCGCCGACGCGCTCGCCAAGGGCTGCGACACGCTCGCCTCCATCGGCGGGGTGCAGTCCAACCACACCCGTCAGGTCGCCGCCTGTGCCGCCCGCGCGGGACTCAAGTGCGTGCTGGTGCAGGAGAGTTGGGTGGAGTGGCCCGACTCGGTGTACGACAAGGTCGGCAACATCCTCATCAGCCGCCTTGCCGGCGCGGACGTACGGCTCGTGCGCGCCGGGTTCGGGATCGGCTTCAAGGAGAGCTGGGAGCAGGCACTCAGGGAGGTCGAGGAGGGGGGTGGGAAGCCGTACGCCATTCCTGCCGGCGCCTCCGACCATCCGCTCGGCGGCCTGGGCTTCGCCGGGTGGGCGTACGAAGTCGCCGATCAGGAACGGGAGTTGGGCGTCTTCTTCGACACCGTGATCGTCTGCTCGGTCACCGGGTCGACGCAGGCCGGCATGGTCGCCGGATTCCGTGCGCTGGAGGAGGCGGGCGGGCGCACCCGACGGGTCATCGGCATCGACGCGTCCGCCGCCCCCGTCCGCACCCGGGAGCAGATCGCGCGGATCGCGCAGGGCACCGGGCAACTCATCGGCGTACAGAAGGAGTTGACGGAAGCCGACGTCGAGCTGGACGAGCGCTACCACGCGGGCACGTACGGGATTCCCGACGAGGCGACGCTCGCGGCGATGCGGCTCGCCGCCCGGACCGAGGGGATGGTCACCGACCCCGTGTACGAGGGGAAGTCGATGGCCGGGATGATCGACCTGGTCTCGCGGGGAGAGATCGGCCGGGACTCCACGGTGCTCTACGCCCATCTCGGCGGGCAGCCCGCGCTGAACGCGTACAGCGCGCTGTTCTAG
- a CDS encoding zinc-dependent alcohol dehydrogenase family protein: protein MKAAVIESVGKAVVAEVPDPTPGPRDVVVEVAACGLCGTDLHILQGEFAPKLPIVPGHEFAGEVVGVGTQVTELSIGDRVAVDPSLYCYECRYCRTGHNNLCERWAAIGVTTAGGAAQYAVAPVANCVRLPEHVRTQDAALVEPLSCAVRGYDVLQSRLGAHVLIYGSGTMGLMMLELAKRTGAASVDVVDVNPTRLETARRLGVSSSAANPDELDRPQGWDLVIDATGNAAAIQDGLERVAKAGTFLQFGVADYATRVTIDPYRIYNQEITITGSMAVLHSFERAAELFATGVLNPDIFISDRIPLDRYPEALDQFASGVGRKIVVVP, encoded by the coding sequence ATGAAGGCCGCCGTCATCGAGTCCGTGGGCAAGGCCGTCGTAGCCGAGGTCCCGGACCCGACGCCAGGACCACGCGATGTCGTGGTCGAGGTCGCGGCGTGCGGCCTGTGCGGAACGGATCTGCACATCCTCCAGGGCGAGTTCGCCCCCAAGCTGCCGATCGTGCCCGGCCACGAGTTCGCGGGCGAGGTGGTCGGGGTGGGAACCCAGGTCACGGAGCTGTCGATAGGCGATCGAGTAGCGGTGGACCCATCCCTCTACTGCTACGAGTGCCGGTACTGCCGCACGGGCCACAACAACCTCTGCGAACGCTGGGCGGCGATCGGCGTGACGACGGCCGGGGGTGCGGCGCAGTACGCGGTGGCTCCGGTGGCGAATTGCGTACGACTGCCCGAACACGTCCGCACACAGGACGCGGCACTGGTGGAACCGTTGTCCTGCGCCGTCCGTGGCTACGACGTCCTCCAATCCCGCCTAGGCGCCCACGTCCTCATCTACGGCTCCGGCACGATGGGCCTGATGATGCTGGAACTGGCCAAGCGGACCGGCGCGGCGAGCGTCGACGTGGTGGATGTGAACCCCACCCGCTTGGAGACAGCCCGCCGCCTGGGCGTCTCATCCTCGGCCGCGAACCCCGACGAACTCGACCGCCCCCAGGGCTGGGACCTCGTCATCGACGCCACCGGCAACGCTGCGGCGATCCAGGACGGTCTGGAACGGGTGGCGAAGGCGGGCACGTTCCTGCAGTTCGGCGTGGCGGACTACGCGACGCGCGTGACGATCGACCCGTACCGCATCTACAACCAGGAGATCACCATCACGGGCTCAATGGCAGTCCTCCACAGCTTCGAACGCGCGGCAGAACTCTTCGCAACGGGCGTCCTGAACCCCGACATCTTCATCAGCGACCGCATCCCCCTGGACCGGTACCCGGAGGCACTGGACCAGTTCGCATCGGGGGTCGGCCGCAAGATCGTGGTAGTGCCGTAG
- a CDS encoding GntR family transcriptional regulator — translation MPRTLLRDRAYEAIRDAIVAGEIEPGAVVRDGEFAERLGLSRAPVREAFSRLVDEGLLESKPQSYTRVTPVVAGDVRDAAAVVGAMHELATRVAVPRLFAADIEKMRAANERFAAAVRAGDVDTALHADDELHDVLVRVSGNRAAAATVARYTPLIRRLERRRFGEGGTCRSPGLHERLIAACGDKDVDEAVRVTAEIWRTLVDLADSD, via the coding sequence ATACCGCGCACCCTGCTCCGCGACCGTGCCTACGAAGCGATACGGGACGCCATCGTCGCCGGTGAGATCGAGCCCGGTGCGGTCGTGCGGGACGGAGAGTTCGCCGAGCGGCTGGGGCTGTCGCGGGCGCCGGTGCGGGAGGCGTTCTCGCGGCTCGTGGACGAGGGGCTGCTGGAGAGCAAGCCGCAGAGCTATACGCGGGTGACTCCGGTCGTCGCGGGCGACGTACGGGACGCGGCGGCCGTCGTCGGAGCCATGCACGAGCTGGCCACCCGGGTCGCCGTGCCCCGGCTGTTCGCCGCGGACATCGAGAAGATGCGGGCCGCCAACGAGCGGTTCGCCGCCGCCGTCCGCGCGGGCGACGTCGACACCGCCCTGCACGCCGACGACGAACTGCACGACGTCCTCGTCCGGGTCAGCGGCAACCGCGCCGCCGCGGCCACCGTCGCCCGCTACACCCCCCTCATCCGCCGGCTGGAGCGACGCCGCTTCGGTGAGGGCGGCACGTGCCGGTCGCCCGGACTGCACGAACGGCTGATCGCGGCCTGCGGGGACAAGGACGTGGACGAGGCGGTCCGCGTCACCGCTGAGATCTGGCGCACCCTCGTGGACCTGGCCGACTCCGACTGA
- a CDS encoding TerD family protein yields MTPGSNIPLPTARVTVDVAAPVRLDVSGLLLTADGKVRSDDDFIFYNQPSGPGVTYRSGGGTAPDAITVDTAAVPPGIEKIVVTASPDAPGQTFQGIEPTATIRNADDNSALATFTPPQLGAETALVVVEIYLRNGVWKARAVGQGYANGLAGIATDFGVSVEEPAPTPAPVAPPQPVTPPPPPPAPTPTMQSPVTPPAPAMSPPPAAPAPGAGKINLDKGRVSLQKNQTVSLMKGGRPLLSQVQMGLGWEPAYRGKDIDLDASVIAYGPQRNHIDSCYFGKLQIVNGAIRHSGDNLTGEGGGDDEVITVDLGRLPQDVTGLVFTVNSFTGQKFTEVAKAYCRLLDASTGEELVRFDLTSAEPQTGVIMAKLIRQFSGEWEMTAIGDFVKSRTVRGMVKPAAQSL; encoded by the coding sequence ATGACCCCCGGCTCGAACATCCCTCTTCCCACCGCGCGCGTGACGGTGGACGTCGCCGCCCCGGTGCGGCTCGACGTATCGGGCCTGCTGCTCACCGCCGACGGCAAGGTGCGCTCGGACGACGACTTCATCTTCTACAACCAGCCGAGCGGCCCTGGCGTGACGTACCGCTCGGGCGGCGGCACCGCCCCCGACGCGATCACGGTAGACACCGCGGCCGTACCCCCCGGCATCGAGAAGATCGTCGTCACCGCCAGCCCGGACGCCCCCGGCCAGACCTTCCAGGGCATCGAACCCACGGCCACGATCCGCAACGCGGACGACAACAGCGCCCTGGCCACCTTCACGCCCCCGCAGCTCGGCGCCGAGACGGCCCTGGTGGTCGTGGAGATCTATCTGCGCAACGGCGTCTGGAAGGCCCGCGCGGTGGGCCAGGGATACGCCAACGGCCTGGCGGGCATCGCCACCGACTTCGGCGTCAGCGTGGAAGAACCGGCGCCCACCCCGGCTCCCGTAGCACCGCCCCAGCCGGTCACCCCGCCGCCGCCCCCGCCGGCCCCCACGCCCACGATGCAGTCCCCGGTCACCCCGCCGGCCCCTGCCATGTCCCCGCCCCCGGCCGCCCCCGCCCCCGGCGCCGGAAAGATCAACCTCGACAAGGGCCGGGTCAGCCTCCAGAAGAACCAGACGGTGTCCCTGATGAAGGGCGGCCGCCCCCTGCTCTCCCAGGTCCAGATGGGCCTCGGCTGGGAGCCGGCGTACCGCGGCAAGGACATCGACCTGGACGCCTCGGTCATCGCGTACGGCCCGCAGCGCAACCACATCGACAGCTGCTACTTCGGCAAGCTCCAGATCGTGAACGGCGCGATCCGTCACTCGGGCGACAACCTCACCGGCGAGGGCGGCGGAGACGACGAGGTGATCACCGTAGACCTCGGCCGCCTCCCGCAGGACGTCACCGGCCTGGTCTTCACCGTCAACTCCTTCACCGGCCAGAAGTTCACCGAGGTCGCCAAGGCCTACTGCCGCCTCCTGGACGCCTCGACCGGCGAGGAACTGGTCCGCTTCGACCTCACCAGCGCCGAACCGCAGACGGGCGTGATCATGGCCAAGCTGATCCGCCAGTTCTCCGGCGAGTGGGAGATGACGGCGATCGGCGACTTCGTCAAGTCGCGGACGGTGCGCGGCATGGTGAAGCCCGCGGCCCAGTCGCTGTAG
- a CDS encoding carbohydrate ABC transporter permease, giving the protein MSDIAVRIRKRKGISLGLVAWLTGIVFFLPIAWMALTSFHSEEDAATNPPSIAAALTLDGYREFFGAGGGASPWPSLINSAVASVASTLFVLLLALPAAYALSIRPVKKWTDVLFFFLSTKMLPVVAGLLPIYLFAKNTDMLDNVWLLVILYTSMNLPIAVWMMQSFLSEIPVEVIEAARVDGARLPTILARVVAPIALPGIAATSLICFIFSWNELLFARVLTGVVAETAPVFLTGFITSQGLFLAKVCAASLVISLPVLAAGFAAQDKLVQGLSLGAVK; this is encoded by the coding sequence ATGAGCGACATCGCCGTACGCATCCGCAAGCGCAAGGGCATCAGCCTGGGCCTGGTGGCCTGGCTGACCGGCATCGTCTTCTTCCTGCCCATCGCCTGGATGGCGCTGACGTCCTTCCACTCCGAGGAGGACGCGGCGACCAACCCGCCGTCCATCGCGGCCGCCCTCACCCTCGACGGCTACCGCGAGTTCTTCGGAGCGGGCGGCGGCGCGAGCCCCTGGCCGTCCCTGATCAACTCGGCGGTGGCATCGGTGGCGTCGACACTGTTCGTCCTCCTCCTCGCCCTCCCCGCGGCATACGCCCTGTCGATCCGCCCGGTGAAGAAGTGGACGGACGTCCTGTTCTTCTTCCTCTCCACGAAGATGCTGCCGGTGGTGGCGGGCCTGCTGCCCATCTACCTGTTCGCCAAGAACACGGACATGCTCGACAACGTCTGGCTGCTGGTCATCCTCTACACGTCGATGAACCTGCCGATCGCGGTCTGGATGATGCAGTCCTTCCTCTCCGAGATCCCGGTGGAGGTGATCGAGGCGGCCAGGGTGGACGGTGCGCGACTCCCGACGATCCTGGCCCGAGTGGTGGCCCCCATCGCCCTGCCAGGCATCGCCGCAACCTCCCTCATCTGCTTCATCTTCAGCTGGAACGAGCTGCTGTTCGCGAGGGTGCTGACAGGCGTCGTAGCCGAAACGGCCCCCGTCTTCCTGACCGGCTTCATCACCAGCCAGGGCCTGTTCCTGGCGAAGGTGTGCGCCGCGTCGCTCGTCATCTCCCTGCCGGTGCTCGCCGCGGGGTTCGCCGCCCAGGACAAGCTGGTCCAGGGCCTGTCGTTGGGAGCCGTCAAATGA